A section of the Solitalea canadensis DSM 3403 genome encodes:
- a CDS encoding PorP/SprF family type IX secretion system membrane protein, whose product MKRLFILGVIICAALKSIAQNNAPILNYSYNEAVVNPAFMGTYTGFTAGIIARKQAMGIDGAPAAQRLQIGQPLYDTKSAIGFLITNNTYGVSSKVDLMGQYSYSLPLSKGKLLFGLQTGVESLKENNDELSLKDQELGALFANTGRAYGFNVGFGAYYATDKYYVGLSAPQFFYNYFDGDAVKSQLFDANMFRTYLVAGYDFELTNIKVRPSALLCYQTSSAVNAEAALTGYFFEDNFWTGLAYRTSKEVGFNVGLRVEKMISFNYSFGAGVGQLQQKAGTTHEIGIRMALQHKKSQ is encoded by the coding sequence ATGAAACGTTTGTTCATTCTTGGGGTAATAATCTGTGCTGCATTGAAGAGTATAGCACAGAATAATGCTCCTATACTAAACTATTCCTATAATGAGGCAGTAGTAAATCCCGCCTTTATGGGAACTTATACAGGATTTACAGCAGGTATAATAGCCAGAAAACAAGCAATGGGAATCGATGGAGCACCTGCCGCTCAACGCTTACAAATCGGACAACCGTTGTATGATACAAAGAGTGCAATTGGCTTTCTTATAACTAATAATACTTATGGCGTTTCCAGCAAGGTAGACCTGATGGGACAATATTCATATAGTTTGCCATTAAGTAAAGGAAAACTATTATTTGGTTTGCAGACTGGTGTTGAATCATTAAAAGAAAACAACGATGAACTTTCGTTGAAAGATCAGGAATTAGGAGCTCTGTTCGCAAATACAGGAAGGGCCTATGGGTTCAATGTCGGTTTTGGAGCTTATTACGCTACAGATAAGTACTATGTTGGCTTATCGGCCCCGCAGTTCTTTTACAATTACTTTGATGGAGATGCGGTTAAATCCCAATTATTTGATGCCAATATGTTCAGAACGTATTTGGTTGCAGGGTATGATTTTGAACTGACTAATATAAAAGTTCGTCCATCAGCTTTGTTATGTTATCAAACATCATCAGCCGTTAATGCAGAGGCTGCATTAACAGGGTATTTCTTTGAAGATAATTTCTGGACAGGACTGGCTTATCGAACTTCTAAGGAAGTTGGATTTAATGTGGGGTTAAGAGTTGAGAAAATGATAAGCTTCAATTATTCTTTTGGGGCAGGAGTGGGTCAATTGCAACAAAAAGCCGGAACTACTCACGAGATAGGAATTCGTATGGCTTTGCAACATAAAAAGAGTCAATAA
- a CDS encoding DUF4302 domain-containing protein has translation MKNIYKYLLFIGMGVIVASCAKEAENLILAGTPRMEEVCAQYKKTLADAELGWVIEYKPAANSGSFNMHLVFSGDSVHIKSDYNVSATNNYLDQANVKYDVKGVIFPELTFSTYSVFEKLYENAGGHFEFEIKPDSSGSFWLNPVHLVDKNIRFHLKKATAQDVLEFNAKVDRQKVINGFITNSDLKYFKQLDLYAGTDKKLSGTAVFNASTNTMIFIYRDNGVVKTETYPYKMLTDGIELLKPFKVGNDDLSKLVVGDLANNVLPISAVTSGNEHLSGSFTPADTSLYIYKNSGKVYTDGEVQYEIISFSPKLDSEYMRRIKLLNGYYLSQLYLNWTDRNGKKDQNLYVMVQSVNAGIYDYNDFTLKPTIKNEDQLYYEYVKGSANLAVNSFVDPFINDVLANPKGFTIVPLGYNSLNQPVFTLVSRADSRYYMTVLQTTRRDNVAKDE, from the coding sequence ATGAAGAATATATATAAGTATTTGCTGTTCATAGGTATGGGTGTGATAGTAGCTTCCTGTGCAAAGGAAGCCGAAAACCTGATTCTGGCCGGCACGCCTCGCATGGAAGAAGTGTGCGCTCAGTATAAAAAAACATTAGCTGATGCTGAATTAGGGTGGGTAATAGAATATAAACCAGCTGCTAATTCCGGATCATTCAATATGCATTTAGTATTTAGCGGTGATTCAGTGCATATTAAGTCTGATTATAACGTTTCTGCAACTAATAATTATTTGGATCAGGCAAATGTTAAGTACGATGTGAAAGGAGTGATCTTTCCTGAACTGACATTTTCTACCTATAGTGTTTTTGAAAAGCTATATGAAAATGCAGGAGGACACTTTGAGTTTGAAATTAAACCGGATAGTAGTGGTTCATTTTGGTTGAACCCTGTTCATTTGGTTGATAAAAACATTCGCTTTCATTTAAAAAAAGCCACAGCTCAGGATGTACTTGAATTTAATGCAAAAGTAGACAGACAAAAGGTAATTAATGGTTTTATTACGAACTCAGATCTTAAATATTTTAAGCAATTAGACCTGTATGCCGGAACTGATAAAAAACTGAGTGGAACGGCTGTTTTTAATGCCAGCACCAACACTATGATTTTTATCTACCGTGATAATGGTGTGGTAAAAACAGAAACCTACCCTTATAAAATGCTTACAGATGGTATCGAGTTACTTAAACCTTTTAAAGTTGGTAATGATGATTTGAGCAAATTGGTTGTTGGAGATCTTGCTAATAATGTGTTGCCAATTTCGGCTGTTACTTCCGGCAACGAACATTTATCGGGCTCTTTCACACCGGCTGATACTTCACTTTACATTTATAAGAATTCCGGTAAAGTTTATACGGACGGAGAAGTTCAATATGAAATCATCTCCTTTAGTCCGAAACTGGATAGTGAGTATATGCGAAGAATAAAGCTGTTAAATGGGTATTATCTATCGCAATTGTACCTAAACTGGACGGATAGAAACGGCAAAAAAGACCAAAACTTATATGTAATGGTCCAAAGTGTGAATGCCGGTATATATGATTATAACGACTTTACCCTAAAGCCAACTATAAAAAATGAAGATCAACTGTATTATGAATATGTTAAAGGGTCTGCTAATTTGGCTGTAAACTCATTTGTTGATCCGTTCATAAACGATGTATTAGCCAATCCTAAAGGTTTCACCATTGTTCCATTAGGTTATAATTCATTAAACCAGCCGGTATTTACATTGGTTTCAAGAGCAGATAGTCGCTATTACATGACTGTTCTTCAAACTACCCGCAGAGACAATGTAGCTAAAGACGAATAG
- a CDS encoding substrate import-associated zinc metallohydrolase lipoprotein has protein sequence MKKFKQFTVIGLLLTAIFTGCKKEDPIVLDEPVPTEIPTDPTALRIFELNGEYQSNIIYRWDRRFFGTEQIVAPPKFENVLPYIDFMEKVWVKPYEFQVNGFMRENMPREIILVGTTIKYDEGGESGFDAAGQAISASRIILTDLNNFKWSDAYWLTSAGGSKPWMKEQAKTMHHEFAHILDKKYGRPKGFDNISKGLYAGSTSFRSFSTEVARSRGFWIPYGMSNEEEDFATFVEGILSVPKTEYLAAIKGNAKLEQKYALVFQYYYKMGIDVHTLQEQISQAITGYQFVN, from the coding sequence ATGAAGAAATTTAAACAATTTACAGTTATAGGATTATTGTTGACAGCAATCTTTACCGGATGTAAAAAGGAAGATCCTATTGTGCTTGATGAACCTGTACCGACAGAAATTCCTACAGATCCTACTGCGTTAAGGATTTTTGAACTAAATGGAGAATATCAATCTAATATTATTTACCGATGGGATCGTCGTTTTTTTGGAACAGAACAAATAGTTGCTCCACCAAAATTTGAGAACGTTTTACCATACATTGATTTCATGGAGAAGGTTTGGGTTAAACCTTATGAGTTCCAGGTAAATGGTTTTATGCGTGAAAACATGCCTCGTGAAATAATACTGGTAGGTACAACTATTAAATATGATGAAGGGGGGGAATCGGGATTTGATGCAGCCGGACAGGCTATTTCGGCATCGCGCATCATCCTTACAGACCTTAATAATTTTAAATGGAGTGACGCATACTGGCTGACTTCTGCAGGTGGTTCAAAGCCCTGGATGAAAGAGCAGGCCAAAACGATGCACCACGAATTTGCTCACATTTTGGATAAGAAATACGGACGTCCGAAGGGTTTTGATAATATTTCCAAAGGATTATATGCCGGAAGTACCAGTTTCAGAAGTTTTTCTACAGAAGTAGCCCGGAGCAGAGGTTTCTGGATTCCTTATGGAATGTCGAATGAGGAAGAGGATTTTGCCACGTTTGTTGAAGGTATTCTTTCTGTACCAAAAACTGAATACCTGGCAGCAATCAAAGGAAATGCAAAGCTTGAGCAAAAATATGCTCTTGTTTTTCAATACTACTATAAGATGGGTATTGACGTGCATACGTTGCAGGAACAGATCAGTCAGGCAATCACAGGATATCAGTTTGTTAACTAA
- a CDS encoding RagB/SusD family nutrient uptake outer membrane protein, giving the protein MKKKYIQIIAFSLALMIGNTGCKDFLNELPDSRVSPQSVEDYQAMIVPAYPQANYVFTELMTDNLKYYDYPSFNQPTLVSWLKPFYTWSDGYDLNLPIGPEKSWQSYYNNINVANVAIEGLNNITKDSPLKRSVLGEAYLVRAYCHFMLVNLFAKHYDPATASTDLGVPYKQEVGNAQQEDFPRETVAKVYEYIESDLQSGIELINDDLISTSTSVEGNTKKYHFSKAAAYAFLSRVKLYKGEWEACIEASDKALVLNSSVRDLVTDYNNFLPGKNDFVGFRYDYASNAKSNILLMSQTVEYNSYNSSGFYANEFKELFLPDDYRGKIYAFTTNTTPNWGVLKFIGAGQRASTIIEFSVEEVLLNQAEAYVKAKAPNYNAAIANINKILAKRYSPFTALTATEMSKAGDLKKVLSDRIITERRLEFAYEGLRWFDIKRLKLSVEHTTQIGTETLQSDDLRYAIQIPFMELAVNKAMVKNPR; this is encoded by the coding sequence ATGAAAAAGAAATATATACAAATTATTGCCTTTTCACTGGCTTTGATGATCGGAAACACCGGGTGTAAAGATTTTTTGAATGAATTACCAGATTCACGCGTAAGTCCTCAGTCCGTTGAAGATTACCAGGCGATGATCGTGCCGGCATATCCACAGGCCAACTATGTTTTTACAGAGTTAATGACTGATAATCTTAAATATTACGATTATCCTTCATTCAATCAGCCTACATTGGTTTCATGGCTCAAACCTTTTTATACATGGTCAGACGGTTATGATCTGAACTTACCAATTGGTCCTGAGAAGTCATGGCAGAGTTATTATAATAATATTAATGTTGCCAATGTAGCCATTGAAGGCTTAAATAATATCACCAAAGATTCTCCTCTTAAGAGATCAGTTCTAGGTGAAGCTTATTTGGTTAGAGCGTACTGCCATTTTATGTTGGTGAACTTGTTTGCAAAGCATTATGACCCGGCAACAGCTTCAACAGATTTAGGAGTTCCTTATAAACAGGAGGTTGGAAATGCTCAGCAAGAAGATTTTCCACGCGAAACAGTTGCTAAGGTGTATGAATATATAGAGAGCGACCTTCAGAGTGGTATTGAATTAATTAACGATGATTTGATCTCAACGTCAACATCGGTTGAAGGAAATACCAAGAAATATCACTTTTCTAAAGCAGCTGCTTACGCTTTTTTATCACGCGTGAAATTATACAAAGGAGAGTGGGAAGCGTGTATCGAAGCATCCGATAAAGCATTGGTGTTAAATTCGTCGGTAAGGGATCTGGTAACAGATTACAATAACTTCCTTCCCGGTAAAAATGACTTTGTTGGTTTCCGATACGATTATGCTTCTAATGCTAAATCCAACATTTTATTAATGAGTCAAACTGTTGAATATAATTCATATAACAGTTCGGGATTTTATGCGAATGAGTTTAAGGAATTATTCCTACCTGATGATTATCGCGGAAAAATCTATGCATTCACTACGAATACTACTCCAAACTGGGGTGTTTTAAAATTCATCGGTGCCGGTCAGCGGGCCTCTACTATTATTGAGTTTTCAGTAGAGGAAGTGTTACTTAACCAGGCAGAAGCTTATGTGAAGGCTAAAGCACCTAACTACAATGCTGCAATTGCCAATATTAATAAGATTTTGGCAAAAAGATATAGTCCGTTTACTGCACTTACTGCTACTGAAATGTCAAAAGCAGGTGATTTGAAGAAAGTTTTATCAGATCGTATTATAACAGAGCGTCGTTTGGAGTTTGCTTATGAAGGACTGAGGTGGTTTGATATTAAGCGTCTTAAGTTATCAGTTGAGCACACTACCCAAATAGGAACAGAGACATTACAGTCGGATGATCTTAGATATGCGATCCAGATTCCGTTCATGGAGTTGGCAGTAAATAAAGCAATGGTCAAAAATCCACGATAA